In Phyllopteryx taeniolatus isolate TA_2022b chromosome 6, UOR_Ptae_1.2, whole genome shotgun sequence, one genomic interval encodes:
- the ebag9 gene encoding receptor-binding cancer antigen expressed on SiSo cells: MAITQFRLFKICTCLASLLSFFKRLICRSGRGRKLSGDQITLPTTVDFSSSVPKQSTQPDVEEWSSWDEDAPTSIKIEGGNGNVHPQPTEIDEPDYFKDMAPTIRKTQKIVLKKREPLNYLVPDGSAGFSSRLAASQDMMTFCPPSAELGEMDNWQGDTNAWEDESDATWEAEEVLRQQKLAEREKRSMEQQKKKIEKDAQRMMKKEQKMAVKLS, encoded by the exons ATGGCCATCACTCAGTTCCGTCTGTTTAAGATCTGCACTTGCCTAGCCAGTTTGCTCTCTTTCTTTAAGAGATTGATATGCAG GAGTGGAAGGGGCCGAAAGCTCAGTGGGGATCAAATAACTCTCCCGACAACAGTGGATTTCTCATCATCAGTACCAAAACAG TCTACACAGCCAGATGTTGAAGAATGGAGTTCATGGGATGAAGACGCTCCAACAAGTATTAAGATTGAAGGTGGTAATGGAAACGTCCACCCTCAACCCACTGAAATTGACGAGCCCGACTACTTCAAGGACATGGCGCCAACCATCAGGAAAACACAGAAG ATAGTGCTAAAGAAAAGGGAGCCATTGAACTACCTGGTGCCTGATGGCTCAGCAGGTTTCTCCAGCAGACTAGCAGCCTCTCAGGATATGATGACTTTCTGCCCACCTTCA GCAGAGCTTGGCGAAATGGACAACTGGCAGGGCGACACCAATGCTTGGGAGGATGAGTCTGATGCCACCTGGGAAGCAGAGGAGGTGCTCAG ACAACAGAAGCTGGCTGAGAGAGAAAAGCGATCCATGGAGcagcaaaagaagaagattgaGAAAGACGCTCAGAGGATGATGAAGAAAGAGCAGAAGATGGCTGTTAAGCTTTCATAA